The following proteins are co-located in the Pseudoalteromonas sp. N1230-9 genome:
- a CDS encoding YicC/YloC family endoribonuclease, with protein MIHSMTAYARREIKGEWGTGTWEIRSVNQRYLETFIRAPEQFRGMEPVIRERLRKNLQRGKVEVFLKFAANPAHVGELSINESLAEQLIKSAQWVQQQSNGDINPVDILRWPGVMEAEELDMDSVNKDLIAGFDDVIEDFKQARGDEGTNLQEMIATRLDAILEQVAIVESHLPEIAKWQREKLNQKLEELKTDIDESRLEQELIYLAQKQDVAEELDRLKSHVKETKKILTKGGACGRRLDFMMQEFNREANTLASKSINSDITNAAVELKVLIEQMREQIQNIE; from the coding sequence ATGATCCACAGCATGACAGCTTATGCGCGCCGCGAAATTAAAGGCGAATGGGGCACTGGCACTTGGGAAATTCGTTCAGTAAACCAACGTTACCTTGAAACTTTTATCCGCGCACCTGAGCAATTCCGTGGCATGGAGCCTGTTATTCGTGAGCGTTTACGCAAAAACTTACAACGCGGTAAAGTTGAAGTTTTCTTAAAATTTGCAGCAAACCCTGCCCATGTTGGTGAGCTTAGTATTAATGAATCACTCGCTGAGCAGCTAATAAAAAGCGCACAATGGGTGCAGCAACAAAGCAATGGTGACATCAACCCTGTTGATATTTTACGTTGGCCAGGTGTAATGGAAGCTGAAGAGCTCGACATGGATAGCGTAAATAAAGATTTAATTGCGGGGTTCGATGATGTAATTGAAGATTTCAAACAAGCTCGCGGCGATGAAGGCACAAACTTGCAAGAAATGATAGCTACTCGCCTTGATGCAATTTTAGAACAAGTAGCCATTGTGGAAAGCCACTTACCAGAAATCGCTAAATGGCAGCGCGAAAAATTAAACCAAAAGCTAGAAGAGTTAAAAACCGACATCGACGAATCTCGCCTTGAACAAGAGCTAATTTACCTAGCACAAAAACAAGATGTAGCCGAAGAACTCGACCGCTTAAAGTCGCATGTTAAAGAAACCAAAAAAATCCTAACTAAAGGCGGCGCATGTGGTCGACGCCTAGATTTCATGATGCAAGAGTTTAACCGTGAAGCAAACACCTTAGCATCAAAGTCTATCAACAGTGACATCACTAACGCTGCGGTAGAGCTAAAAGTGTTAATCGAGCAAATGCGCGAGCAAATTCAGAATATTGAGTAG
- the rph gene encoding ribonuclease PH gives MRPSERTPNQIRPVTFTRNYTMHAEGSVLVEFGNTKVLCTATVEAGVPRFMKGQGKGWVTAEYGMLPRSTHTRNGREASRGKQGGRTMEIQRLIARALRAAVDLKALGENTITIDCDVIQADGGTRTASISGACVALVDALTYMRSKGMINSNPLKHMIAAISVGVYKGQPISDLEYLEDSEAETDMNVILTETGKIIEIQGTAEGEPFSFDELDELLTLAKHSIREIIDIQKQALA, from the coding sequence ATGCGTCCAAGCGAAAGAACACCTAACCAAATTAGACCAGTTACATTTACACGCAATTACACTATGCATGCTGAAGGCTCAGTGTTAGTAGAGTTTGGAAATACTAAAGTTTTGTGTACAGCGACTGTTGAAGCTGGTGTACCGCGCTTTATGAAAGGCCAAGGTAAAGGTTGGGTTACGGCTGAGTACGGTATGTTACCTCGTTCAACACATACTCGTAATGGTCGTGAAGCATCGCGCGGTAAGCAGGGCGGTCGTACTATGGAAATTCAACGTTTAATCGCACGTGCACTCCGTGCCGCGGTTGACTTAAAAGCGTTAGGCGAAAACACCATTACTATCGATTGTGATGTTATTCAAGCTGATGGCGGTACGCGTACAGCATCAATCAGTGGTGCATGTGTTGCTTTAGTTGATGCGCTTACTTATATGCGTAGTAAAGGTATGATCAATTCAAACCCGCTTAAGCATATGATTGCGGCAATCTCAGTAGGTGTATATAAAGGTCAACCAATTAGTGACCTTGAGTACCTCGAAGATTCTGAAGCAGAAACAGACATGAACGTGATCTTGACTGAAACAGGCAAAATTATCGAAATTCAAGGTACAGCTGAAGGCGAGCCTTTCTCATTTGACGAACTTGATGAGCTACTTACATTAGCTAAGCACTCAATCCGTGAGATTATCGACATTCAAAAGCAAGCATTAGCATAA